AACCGAACTGGAAACTCATGCGATAGATACGCCGGAAGATTTGGAGAAATTGTCTGAACTGTGATGAAAATGATTAAATGAAAACTATGATTGGCAAGGGAAATCATAGTTCAAGGTAAAACAACGTAATGATTATAAAAAATGAATATCCACTAAGTGAGCTTACGGGTAAAATCATTGGCTGTGCATTGGAGGTACATTCACTACTGGGCAACGGGTTCCAGGAAGTAATCTATCAACGAGCCTTGGAAATAGAAATGCGATTGCAGGGATTGACATTCAGCAGGGAACATGAGATGGATATTTTCTATAAAACACAACTTATAGGAACACGGAGGGTTGATTTTTTTGTTGAAGGAAAAGTTATGGTCGAATTGAAAGCAATTGTCCAGTTGGAAGATGTACACCTGGCACAAGCTATTAATTATTTAGAGGCTTACGGCTTAGATATAGGCCTGCTTATAAATTTCGGCAATACCTCACTTCAATTTAAAAGAGTGATGAAACCAAACCAAAATCATAGTCCGTCAAAAAATCAATAGAATC
Above is a window of Mucilaginibacter ginsenosidivorans DNA encoding:
- a CDS encoding GxxExxY protein, whose protein sequence is MIIKNEYPLSELTGKIIGCALEVHSLLGNGFQEVIYQRALEIEMRLQGLTFSREHEMDIFYKTQLIGTRRVDFFVEGKVMVELKAIVQLEDVHLAQAINYLEAYGLDIGLLINFGNTSLQFKRVMKPNQNHSPSKNQ